The sequence GACGGTATCGTTCCGTATTATCGAAGCAGCGACTGCGAAAGTGGTTTACACAGACACGGTGAAGGCGTCCAAAGAGGTGACGGGACGTTCAGTCGAAGGTATCACCATTGGCGAATACCATCAGCCGAGCGAGTTTGCGCGACTGCCAACGGATTTGGAATTGCTTGATACTCTGGCCAGCAGCGTGGCGGTGCGTGTTGGTGACCAATTGTTAGCACGATTCAAGGACGTCGACTTATCGTACCAGCAAAAATCGACGGCACTTGCCAAGCTTGGTAACCTGGAGGATGCCGCAGAGTACCAAGCGTGGGCAACTGTGATCAGGAAGCGAAAGGGTGTGTTAGCTGAACATGAGCCGGAACAATTAAGGGAGCTGGCGCTCAAAGCTTTGTTAGGTCGCTAGGTCATACCAGATCGAAGTAGGTTTGAGGGCATAATTGCACTTAGTCTGAAAAATGTGTGAGTGCAATACGATGAAAACGCAGTTCACCTACGAAGAACTGGTTGCCTGTAGTGAAGGACGACTGTTTGGCCCTGGCAATGCCCAGTTGCCTGCCCCTGGTATGTTGATGGTCGACAGAATTACAAAAATTGAACCCGAAGGCGGTGCTTATGGCAAGGGGCGCTTAGAGGCTGAGCTAGACATCAAGCCAGATTTATGGTTTTTTGATGTGCATTTTCCCGGTGATCCGGTCATGCCGGGCTGTCTTGGATTAGATGCATTGTGGCAGTTGACGGGCTTTTTTTTGGCGTGGCTTGGGAATCCTGGGCGTGGTCGGGCGCTCGGGGCTGGCGAAGTCAAATTTACTGGGCAAATTTTGCCAAATAACCGTCTGGTTCAATATGTCATTGACATCAAACGAGTCATTTCCAGGAAGTTAAAAATGGTGATCGCAGACGGCACCGTGCTGGTGGATGGAAAGGCAATTTATTTGGCGAAAGACTTGCGTGTCGGACTATTTCAGTCAATGAACGGCTTTTAAGGGGATAGTATGCGAAGAGTTGTGGTCACGGGCATTGGAGTGGTCTCCTGTCTTGGTTTAAATCAGGATGAGGTGACTAAGTCGCTTAAGGAAGGCAGAAGTGGGATTCGTCGTATTGATGAGTTTGTCGAGAAGGGATTTCGAAGTCAAATTGCCGGAAAAGTTGAAGTTGATTTCTCTGAACGGATAGATCGAAAGATACGTCGTTTCATGGGCGAGTCCGCTGCGCTGGCCTATCTGGCAATGGAAGAGGCAATTGCTGATTCTGGGCTTGAGCAGAAAGAGATTTCCAATGAACG comes from Gammaproteobacteria bacterium and encodes:
- a CDS encoding bifunctional 3-hydroxydecanoyl-ACP dehydratase/trans-2-decenoyl-ACP isomerase, coding for MKTQFTYEELVACSEGRLFGPGNAQLPAPGMLMVDRITKIEPEGGAYGKGRLEAELDIKPDLWFFDVHFPGDPVMPGCLGLDALWQLTGFFLAWLGNPGRGRALGAGEVKFTGQILPNNRLVQYVIDIKRVISRKLKMVIADGTVLVDGKAIYLAKDLRVGLFQSMNGF